CATCTTCTTTTGCTAAGTGACGGTTAGGAGCAAAGCCTTCTAAACCATAAGGTAATTGTACAATAGCACCTTTGTCATCTTTACGGCTTACAGTACCCTCATGAATAGTACCTACAGCGAATGTATCCTGCAGGCTGTTCCAAGGATCTTCTTCCAGTTGTTTATGACCCAGTTGCAATTTGCGGTTTTCTTTATCGATACCTAAGATAACCACATCGATATTTTCACCAACCTTAGTGTATTCACTTGGGTGGTTAAAACGCTTCAACCAGCTCAGGTCAGAGATGTGGATCATACCACCAATACCAGGAGTTAATTCTACAAACACACCGTAAGGAGTGATGTTCTTAACTACACCAGTATGACGGCTACCTTCTGGGAATTTAGTCTCGATATCAGACCAAGGATCGTCAGAAAGTTGCTTGATAGACAAGCTCATCTTACGGCTTTCTTTATCAAGAGTTACCACTTTAGCTTCATGCTCATCACCCAGCTTAAAGAATTCTTTAGCGTTGATTGGCGTGTTAGCCCAAGTGATTTCAGAAACGTGTACCAGACCTTCAACACCTGGCAGGATTTCCAGGAATGCACCGTAATCTTCAATGTTCACAACTTTACCGCGAACAGTTGAGCCTTCTGCAATTGTTTCAGGCAGCACATCCCATGGGTGTGGAGTCAATTGCTTCAGACCTAAAGAAATACGCTTCTTCTCGTCGTCGAAATCCAATACCACCACGTTGATCTTCTGATCCAACTTCAACACCTCTGAAGGGTGGTTGATACGACCCCAAGAGATATCGGTGATGTATAACAAACCATCTAAGCCGCCAAGGTCCATGAACGCACCGAAGTCAGTGATGTTCTTAACAGTACCTTCCAGTACCTGACCTTTTTCAAGCTGACCGATGATCTGAGCACGTTGTGCTTCAATATCGCTTTCAATAAGAGCTTTGTGAGATACAACTGCGTTCTTAATAGCTTCGTTGATCTTAACTACTTTGAACTCCATTGTTTTACCTACAAACTGATCGTAGTCAGTTACAGGCTTCACGTCGATCTGAGAACCTGGTAAGAATGTTTCCATACCAAATACGTCTACGATCAAGCCACCCTTTGTTTTGCTAGTAACAGTACCGGTAACGATTTCACCAGTTTTGTGAATCTCAACGATACGCTCCCATGCGCGGGTAATACGAGCTTGCTTACGGCTTAGGTTCAGATTACCATCACGGTCTTCTTTCTCAACCACCATAACTTCTACTTCATCACCTACTTTCAGGCCTTG
This genomic interval from Flavisolibacter tropicus contains the following:
- the rpsA gene encoding 30S ribosomal protein S1, with the translated sequence MSDNNIVNPNAEGQEQAAASAEAATATTNVPVQQPVQEVATAHDDFDWSVDKRNVASYSNEEKEKYDKVYENTFVQLNDGELIKGTVVGITKTDVVLNIGFKSDGLVSLNEFRDLQGLKVGDEVEVMVVEKEDRDGNLNLSRKQARITRAWERIVEIHKTGEIVTGTVTSKTKGGLIVDVFGMETFLPGSQIDVKPVTDYDQFVGKTMEFKVVKINEAIKNAVVSHKALIESDIEAQRAQIIGQLEKGQVLEGTVKNITDFGAFMDLGGLDGLLYITDISWGRINHPSEVLKLDQKINVVVLDFDDEKKRISLGLKQLTPHPWDVLPETIAEGSTVRGKVVNIEDYGAFLEILPGVEGLVHVSEITWANTPINAKEFFKLGDEHEAKVVTLDKESRKMSLSIKQLSDDPWSDIETKFPEGSRHTGVVKNITPYGVFVELTPGIGGMIHISDLSWLKRFNHPSEYTKVGENIDVVILGIDKENRKLQLGHKQLEEDPWNSLQDTFAVGTIHEGTVSRKDDKGAIVQLPYGLEGFAPNRHLAKEDGKSVGADETAEFMVIEFDRNEKRIVVSHARIWEQAAADEKDAARKEAKADAEKTKKAVKTIQGKVEKATLGDLGALAQIKEKLQQEEKDNNDQK